From Pedobacter aquae:
ACGAAGCCGGTAAAACCTATACTTTAAGATTAGAGGTAAATACCAAAACTCGTTCTTACAAACTGTTTTTAGACGGACAAGAGAAGGGGACAAAACTGTTTTTTGCTCCGGTAGCAGAAATTAGTAGGGTAGCTTTTAGAACAGGTGAAGTTCGTCGTTTTCCAGATGCGGATACACCAACCGATCAGGATTATGATTTAAAAAATCCGGGCGAGCCTGTAGCAGAAGTCGTTTATTTTATTCACGCTTTAAAAACATCAGCGCTAAGCAAATAATCATGTTCAAGAGCCTAAACATATATTTTACTTTGATTCTGTTTTTGATAACAGCTGGTTTATCTGCGCAACAAACAGAAAAAATTATGCTTTCTGGAACTGGTTTTGGCGATACCAAAAACTGGGATTTTTTCTGTACCGATGGTGCAAACTCTGGCAAATGGACAAGTATTGCCGTACCTTCTAACTGGGAGTTACAGGGCTTTGGTAGATATAATTATGGCTTTAATAAAGAGGTAAATAAAGGCAAAGAAAAAGGACTTTATAAATATAGTTTCACAGTTGCCGATGCTTGGAAGAACAAGAAAATCAATTTGGTTTTTGATGGTGTGATGACTGATGCCGAAGTTAAAATTAACGGAAAAGTAGCAGGAGAGATACATCAAGGTTCTTGTTATCAGTTTAAATATGATATTACCGAGCTAGTAAAATTTCAGGAAAGCAATTTGTTAGAGGTTACGGTAAGCAAGCATTCTGCAAATAAATCTGTTAATGCAGCAGAACGTGAAGCCGATTACTGGATTTTTGGAGGCATTTTTAGACCTGTTTTTTTAGAAGCTTTACCAAAACAACATATCCAACAAGTTTCTATAGATGCTAAAGCCGATGGCTCTTTTCAAGCTAAAGTTGCACATCAGGGCGAAGCCCAAAAACTAGTTTTAGAAGTTTTTGACCTAGCTGGTAAAAGGTTAGGGAAACATCAACAAGCATTATCGGGTAATTTAAATCTTATTAAAACAACTTTTAAAGCCCCTAAATTATGGTCGGCAGAGTTTCCAAACCTGTACAAAGCTGTTTTTTCTTTATACGATGGTTCTAAATTGCTTCATCAAATCAGTAAAAATATTGGTTTCCGTACGGTAGAGCTAAGGGAGCGTGATGGCGTTTACATCAATGGCGTAAAAATTAAATTTAAAGGGGTTAATCACCATTCTTTTTGGCCAGAATCTGGTAGAACAACAAGTAAAACCATCAGCATCAATGATGTAAAACTTATCAAAGAAATGAATATGAATGCCATCAGGATGGCACATTATCCGCCTGATAGTCATTTACTTGAAGCTTGCGATTCTTTGGGTTTATATGTGATGAACGAGCTAGCTGGCTGGCATGGGCATTACGATACGCCAACAGGTACTAAACTGCTCAAAGAAATGTTTGCTAGAGATGAAAATCATCCATCCATTATTTTTTGGGCAAATGGTAACGAGGGTGGCCATAATACAGATTTAGACCCATTATTTACACAACTAGACATCCAAAAAAGACCTGTTGTACACCCATGGGAAATTTACGGAGGTTTTGAAACTACGCATTACCGCGAATATAATTATGGTATTGGCAATTATGACCAAGGCAAAAATATCATCATGCCTACCGAGTTCTTACATGGGATGTTTGACGGTGGTCATGCCGCTGGTTTAGAAGATTATTGGAAAGCCATGTGGAGCAATCCGCTATCGGCAGGTGGTTTTTTATGGGATTTTGCCGACCAAGGCGTGGTACGTACCGATAAAAATGGAATATTAGATACCGATGGTAACCACGGTGCCGATGGTATTGTTGGTCCGCATCACGAAAAAGAAGGTAGCTTTTATGCTATAAAAGAAATTTGGTCGCCGGTTTTTATAGAACGCAGAGAAATTACCCCAGCTTTTGATGGTAAACTCATCATAGAAAACCGCTACCATTTTACCAATCTTAACCAATGCAGTTTCAGTTATAAACTAAGCAGATTAGCCACACAAGGCGAAAACTTGGTTAAAACAGGTCAAATAGAAGCTCCAAATCTAAAACCTTTAGAAAAAGGGGCATTACAAATACTTTTACCATCAGACTGGAACACTTTTGATGTCTTATTTGTAACGGCTAAAGATGTATACGGACAAGAAATTTTTACCTGGAGTTTCCCTATCACCAGGCCAGAAAATACCTTGAAAATAGCTTTATCTAATTCATTAAAAAACAAGGTAGAAGCTACAGAAAGTGCTAATGCTTATGTTTTAAAAGTTGCCGATTTACAACTCAATATCAATAAAACAACAGGAATTTTAGAGCAGGTACAAAATCAAAAAGGAGTAATTCCTTTTAACAATGGGCCTTTTATACAAGAAGGAGCTACAAACTTTAAAAATTTCAGCTTAAAGCAAGACGGCGATAATATCATCATCTCTTCATCTTTTGATAAAAAGGAAAGCTTTAACACTTTACAGTGGACAATATATCCATCGGGAATGGTGAAAATGCAGGTTAAATATTTCCCCGAGAGCTATTTTACCAGATATGTAGGTGTAAACTTTTCTTTTCCAGAAGAGCAAATAAAAGGGGTAGAATTTATGGGCTTTGGTCCTTACCGTGTTTGGAAAAACCGTATGAAAGGTAACCAATTTGGCATCTGGAAAAAAGATTACAACGATAATTCTACCGGAGAAATTCCTTTTGAATATCCAGAGTTTAAAGGTTATTACGCCAATATGTACTGGTGCAAATTCATCACCAAACAACAAAGCTTTAAGGTTTATACCGATAAGGAAGATATCTTTTTAAGGTTGTTTACACCTAAAAAGCAAAAAGATACCGAGTGGGAAAATATGCAAATGACTTTCCCTTCCGGGGATATTTCTTTCATGAATGGTATTGCAGCTATAGGTACTAAAACTCAAAAACCAGAAACTACTGGTCCAATGGGGATGAAACATATTTATTATGATTTTGAGAAAGAACCTAAAAGAGCTTTAGATATGACATTGTATTTTGATTTTACAGGGAAAGATTAAAGATGAAAAAGAACCTGTTCAACTATAAGACTTTTGTATTAACGCTGTTATGGCTCATAACAGCTGATGTATGTTTGGCGCAAATAAGTGTACAAAAACTAAGATCCGAGTCTTTAGAAAACCCATTAGCTATAGATAATACCCAACCTCGTTTAAGCTGGCAAATTAGCAGTCAGCAAAGAGGGGTTATGCAAACAGCTTGGCAAGTTTTGGTAGCTTCTTCTCCTGAAAAATTAACAGAAAAAGATGCTGATTTATGGAACTCTGGTAAAGTAAATACCAGCGAGTCTTTACACAACCCCTATGCAGGTAAAACTTTAAAAGCCAGAGAAAAATGCTTCTGGAAAGTTAAAGTTTGGACAAATAAAGGCGAAAGCGTTTGGAGTGAAACGGCTAACTGGACAGTTGGTTTATTGTATTATAAAGCTTGGAATGGCCGCTGGATAGGTTTTGACCGTCATTTTCCTTGGGATAATGAAGAGGAGCAAAAGTTATCTGCTCGTTATTTCCGCAAAGAGTTTGAGGTAAAAAAGCAAATCAAATCGGCAACAGCCTACATCATGGGCTTAGGTTTGTATGAGTTTTATATAAACGGACAAAAAATTAGCAATCAGGTTTTAGCGCCTGCCCCAACAGATTATCAAGAGAATATCCAGTACAATGCTTTTGATATTACTTCAAACATCAACCAAGGCAAACAGGCTATTGGTGTAATTTTAGGAAATGGCAGGTATTATGCCATGCGTCAGGCTAAGCCTTATAAAGTAAAAACTTTTGGTTTCCCTAAGTTATTGATGCAAATCCACGTACAGTATACAGATGGAACATCAGAAACTATTAAAACTGATGAAAGCTGGAAAGGTACTGCAAACGGCCCGATACTAGCCAATAATGAGTATGATGGCGAAATTTTCGATGCTAGAAAAGAATTTATAGGCTGGACACAAGCTGGGTTTAATGATAAAGAATGGCTTAAAGCCGAGTATGTGCAAGAGCCAGCAGGGAAATTTGAAGCTCAAAAAATAGCTCCCATGAAGGTGATGCAGGATATTTATCCTGTCAGCATCACGCCAAAAGGAAATGGCAAGTATCTGATAGACTTCGGGCAGAATTTTTCTGGCTGGATGAAAATAAGTATACAAGGTACAATTGGTGATACCATCAAAATGCGCTTTGCAGAGTCTCTACAAAGCAATGGCGAGCTCTTCACCACTAACTTACGTGATGCTAAAGTTACAGATACTTATATCCTTAACGGAAAAGGTAAAGAAGTTTGGGAGCCTAAATTTGTATATCACGGTTTCCGCTATGCAGAAGTAAGCGGTTTTAAAGGGCAACCTAGCAAAGAAAGTTTTGTAGGTAGGTTTGTTTATGATGATATGGCTACTACCGGAACTTTTCAATCATCAAATGCATTATTAAACCAAATTTTTAAGAACTCTTGGTGGGGTATAGCATCCAATTATAAAGGGATGCCAGTTGATTGTCCGCAACGTAACGAGCGCCAGCCTTGGTTGGGCGACCGTACCGTGGGTGCTTATGGAGAGAGCTTTTTATTTGATAATGCTACATTTTACACCAAATGGTTAGATGATATCAGATACGCACAAAAAGAAGATGGTGCTATACCAGATGTTGCCCCAGCTTTTTGGAGGTATTATAGCGATAATGTAAGCTGGCCGGCAACTTTAACTTTGGTTACCGAGATGCTTTACCGCCAAACAGCTGATGTTAAGGTTTTAGAGCAAAACTACCCCGCTATAAAAAAATGGCTTTCATACATGAAAGACCGATATATGAACGATAAAGGTATCATCACCAAAGATAGCTACGGCGATTGGTGCGAACCACCTTTAACAGCAGAAGACGGTCGTGGTGTAAATGCAGATCAAAAGCATCCCAGTGCTTTAATTTCTACGGCTTATTACTACCATTTACTTACCATCATGACCAAATTTAGTGTCTTAACAGGTAATACTCAGGATAGCTTGTATTTTACACAAGAGGCTGCTAAAATGAAAAAAGCCTTTAATCAGGAGTTTTATAAAAACGGTTATTATGGCGCTAATAAGCTAACAGATAATCTTTTACCATTAGCTTTCGGCATAGCAGAAGGAGAGCAAAGAAAGCAAGTAATTGCTCAGGTAGTAGACATCATCGAGAATAAAAACAAAGGGCATTTAAGTACAGGCGTAGTGGGTACGCAATGGCTTATGCGTACGCTAACCCAAATCGGAAGAAACGATTTAGCTTTTAAAATAGCTACCAACACCACTTATCCATCATGGGGCTATATGCTACAAAATGGCGCTACCACCATTTGGGAGTTATGGAATGGCAATACGGCAGCACCAAAAATGAATTCGCAAAACCATGTAATGATGCTGGGCGATTTACTCATTTGGTATTACGAAAGTTTGGCAGGCATCAGTTCTGATACACAGCAAACTGGCTTCAAAAAATCATCATGAAACCAGAAGAAATCAATGGGCTTAACTGGGTAAATGCAAGTTATCAATCTCCTTACGGCGAGATTAAAAGTTATTGGAAGAAAGAAAAATCAGCATTTAGCTGGCAAATAACCATTCCTGCAAATAGCAGTGCTTTGGTTTACATCCCTGTAAAGGATAAACAACTGGTAAAAGAAGGGAACCAGAAAATTAACGATTCATCAAACATCAAATACATTAAAACAGAAGGCGGCAAGGCTATTTACGAAGTGCTTTCTGGTAGTTACCATTTTAAAGTTAATTAATATGAAAAGTCTTCAATACATCATGCTGTTATGGCTGGCACTACCCATTTTGGTAAATGCCCAAACAGAGCAAGAGCAAAAAGCTGCCGAATGGGTAAGCAGCTTAAATTTAAATGATGCTGCCAAAGAAAGTCGTGTAAAAGCGGTTATCGCAAAGCATTTAACAGCAGTTAGAGATTGGCATAATAGCCACCCGGCAAGCACAGTTCCGGCTGGTATAAACCCTATTACGGGAGAGAAATTAAGCGATTTGCATCGTGAAATTATTGCTGACTCTGCCATGCCAGATAGCGTACACAAAAACTTAATGACAGGTTTAAGAGCCGATTTATCTCCAGAACAAGTAATTGCCATTTTAGATAAATACACCATCGGTAAGGTAGCATTTACCATGCAAGGTTATAAAGCCATTGTACCTAACATGACAGCTACTGAAGAAGCTTTTATCCAAAAGAATTTAGAAGAAGCCCGCGAAATGGCTGTTGATTATAAAAGCATGAAACAGATATCGGCCATTTTTGAGATTTACAAAAACAAGTGCGAGCAGTATTTAAACAACAATGGCAGAAACTGGCGACAAATGTATAAAGACTATGTAAATGCCCAAAAGGCAAAGAAACAAGCAGAAGCAAAAAAGTAAAACCATGTTAAAAAGACATATCATTTCCCTATTCATATGCTTTGGAGTTTCATCGTTGGCAACAGCGCAAGAAGCCAAATGGCGTAAAGGCATTTTAGTAGATGAATTTATTTACGATAAAGCGCCTTTTCCATCCTGTCACTCGGCTACTTTAGCAGAAACTCCTGAAGGCTTGGTTTATGCTTTTTTTGGTGGTACCAGAGAACGCCACCCTGATGTTGAAATATATGTAAGCAGACAGGTAAATGGTAAATGGACAGCTCCGGTATCGGCAGCAGATGGTGTACAGCCCGATGGGAAAAGATTACCAACATGGAACCCCGTATTGTACCAAGTTCCAGGTGGCGATTTATTACTATTTTATAAAGTTGGGCCTAAACCATCAGAATGGTGGGGGATGTTAAAAACATCAAAAGACAATGGTAAAACATGGTCAGCAGCACAAAAACTGCCTGATACTTATATCGGCCCTGTAAAAAATAAACCTGTTTTATTAAGCAATGGTAATTTGTTTTCTGCAAGCAGCACAGAAGGTAAGGGTTGGAAAGTTCATTTTGAAGTAAGTTCTGATTTTGGTAAAACTTGGAGAAAAATTGGTCCGCTAGATGCCGGAAAAGATAGCTTAAATGTAATACAGCCAAGTATTTTAGACCATGGCAATGGTAAACTTCAAATTTTAGCCAGAACAAGAAATAGGGCTTTAGCAGAAGCATGGTCTTACGATTATGGCGAAACCTGGACAGCACTTTCTAAAACCAATTTGCCAAACAATAACTCTGGTACTGATGCTGTAACGCTAAAAAATGGTAAACATGTTTTGGTTTATAACCATGTTTTACCTCCCGGAGATTTAGCAAAAGGCCCAAGAACACCTTTAAACGTAGCGGTTTCTAAAGATGGTAAAAATTGGAAAGCGGCACTTATTTTAGAAGATTCGCCTATCAGCCAGTATTCTTATCCGGCAGTTATCCAAACCAAAGACGGGCTTTTACATTTTGCCTACACCTGGCGAAGAGAGAAAATGAAGCATGTAGTGGTAGACCCATCAAAACTAAAATTAAAGAAAATAAAAAACAGACAGTGGCCTGCTTTAAAAGGCTATGAAGCACCTGTTTTAAAAGAAACTAAATCAGAAGAAGAATAAAATCCAACATCATAAAATGCAGTTATTAAACGTACATTTCCCGGGTAAATTGGTTTTCGGAAATGGTTCATTACAGCAGTTAACCAATGAAATTTTACAGCTTTCCTGTAAAAGAGTGTTGCTGTTAACTATTGAGCCGCTGTTAGCTACTTTAACAGATTTGAAAACCCAATTAGAACAAGCTGGGGTAGCATTAAGGATTGATACCAGTATTATCCAAGAACCTACTTTTCAGGATTTTAGGAGCTTACTGGCGGAGAGTAAAGATTTTAATGCTGATTTAGTGTTAGGAATTGGTGGTGGTAGCGTTTTAGATATCGCCAAATTAATAGCTGCACAACTAGACAATACTCAAACTTTAGAAGAAATTGTAGGGATAGGTTTCCTTAAAGGCAGAAATATTAAATTGATATGCGTACCTGCAACATCTGGTACCGGAAGCGAGGTTTCTCCAAACGCTATTTTGGTTGATGATGAAGGCCAAAAGAAAGGTATTATCAGTCCGTATTTAGTGCCAGATATGGTTTATGTAGACCCATTATTAACCATCAGCGTACCAGCAAGTATTACTGCCGCAACTGGTTTAGATGCTTTAACCCATTGTTTAGAAGCCTTTACCAATAAGTTTGCTCAGCCATTTATAGATATGTATGCCTTTGAAGGTATGCGCTTGATAGCTGCCCATTTGGTAGATGCTGTACAAGACGGAACAAATAAAACAGCTAGAGAACAAGTTGCCATGGGAAGTTTGTTAGGCGGCTTTTGTTTAGGCCCAGTAAATACAGCAGGTGTACATGCACTTTCTTATCCTTTAGGAAGCATGTTCCATTTGCCACATGGACTTTCAAATGCGCTTTTATTGCCTTATGTGATGGAGTATAACTATCCCGCAGACTTAAAAAAGTATGCACAGGTAGCACAAGCCTTAGGTTGCGAAAATCAAGACAATGATGAAAAAATGGCTCTAGCCGGAATTGCCAAAATCAAATCGCTGATAGCGGCTTGTGGTATTCCTGCTAAACTTAGTGATTTAAATATACCCAAAGATAAAATAGCCGAAATGGCAAAAGACGCAATGCAAATACAAAGATTATTAAAAAACAATCCGAGAGAGATAACTCTTGAGGATGCCATATCTATTTATACAGCAGCTTATTAATACATGAAGACAGAAAAGAAATTTCAAGGAACCATTGTTCCGGTTGTGGCGCCACTAACGCATGATTATAAGCTGGATAAGGAGGCTGTAGAAAGAATTTTTTCTCACCTATATAAAAGCAATGCTTCTCCTTTTATATTGGGTACAACCGGAGAATCTGCTTCTTTACCGCAATCCTATAAAGAAGATTACATAAAAGCAGTTGCAAAAATAAGATCTACAGATGTGAAACTCTATGCAGGTATTTCTTCAAATATTTTAGAAGAATCTATAGCGTTTGCAAAGCTATGTTTTAATGAAGGTGTTGATGCTGTAGCAGCAACTTTGCCAACCTATTATCATCTGTCAGAAGATCAAATGAAACGCTATTTTTTAGAGCTAGCAGATGAAATCCCAGGACCTTTAATCATCTATAACATCCCGGCAACTACACACATGTCTATTCCGCTTTCGCTGATGGATGAATTAAGTTTACACCCTAATATTGTAGGTGCTAAAGATTCTGAACGTAGCGAGAAAAGATTAGATGAGTCTTTAAACCTTTGGAAACACCGACCAGATTTTAGCTATTTCTTAGGTTGGGCGGCAAAATCTGCCCATGCACTTATCAACGGTGCCGATGGTTTGGTGCCTAGTACCGGAAACATCATACCATCTATTTATGCAGAAATGTGTAAAGCAGTTTTAAAAGGCGATGAAGGTTTAGCTTTCCATTATCAATCACAGTCTGATAAATTAGGTCATTTATACCAGCATGACCGCTCTTTGGGCGAGTCTTTATGGGCTTTAAAAGTGTTGATGAACGAGCTAGGTTTATGCGAAAGCCATATGATGCCGCCGCTTTGCAGCTTATCCTTAAAAGAGGAAAACGAATTAAGAAAAGGTTTCCACGAGTTAATTAAAAAAGAAAAAATTACCCTGAATTTATTAAGCCATGCCTCATAAACCAATCATCGGAATTACCATGGGCGACCCGGCCAGCATTGGGCCAGAAATTGCCGTAAAAGCACTTCTTGATTTTAAAATCTATGATTATTGCCGTCCTTTATTAGTTGGTGATGCTGCCGTTTTTAAGCACATCATTAAAAAGTTAGGTTTAATGGCACAAATTAATCCTATACAAAACATAGCCGATGCCCGTTTTGAAATGGGTAAACTAGATGTTTTTGATCTTCAAAATGTAGATTTAGAAAAGCTAGAATTTGGTGCTATATCTGCTATGGCGGGTGAAGCATCTTTCCAAGCGGTTAAAAAAGTAATAGAATTGGCTTTAGCCGGAGATATTGATGCAACCGTAACCGGACCTATCAATAAAAAATCTATCAATGAAGCTGGTCATCATTATGCTGGCCATACAGAAATTTATGCCGATTTAACCCATACAAAAAAATACGCCATGCTTTTGGTAGAAGATAACATGAAAGTTATCCATGTTTCTACCCATGTTTCTTTAAGACAAGCTTGTGATTTGGTTAAAAAAGAAAGAATTATAGAAGTTGTTGAGCTTTTACATCATGGCTTAATCTCTTTGGGCGAGAAGAATTTAAAAATCGGGATAGCGGGTTTAAATCCACATGCTGGAGATTCTGGTCTTTTTGGTACAGAGGATGATGAAGAGATTTTACCAGCCGTACAACAAGCTTTAGCTTTAGGTTATGATGTTGAAGGGCCTGTACCGGCAGATACCTTATTTTCTAAAGCTGCAACAGGTTATTATGGAGGTATCGTAGCGATGTATCACGATCAAGGGCATATTCCGTTTAAGCTTTCTGGTTTTAAATGGAACCCGCTTAAAAAGCAAATGGATAGCGTTAAAGGTGTAAACATCACGATGGGTTTACCTATCATCAGAACATCTGTAGACCATGGTACAGCTTTTGAAATTGCTGGAAAAGGCATTGCCAGTTCTGATGCCATGACTTTAGCTATAAACTCTGCTGTACAATTAGCAGCATACAGAAAAGCAGAAATCCAACAAGATTAGCTTCATGATGATAGCCGTTATTGCAGATGATTTAACAGGAGCAGCAGAAATTGGAGGCATTGCTTTAAGATACAACCTCACGGTAGAAGTGGTGTCTGCTTTGCAATATGCCAAAAAAGCTGATGTAATTGTGGTTAACGCCAATACTCGTTCTTTAACAGAAGAACAGGCTAGGGCTGTTATTAAAAGCATTTTTACTGATTTGCAAAAGCTAAATCCACAGTTGGTATTTAAAAAGATAGATTCTGTTTTACGTGGTCATGTCCTGCCAGAAATAGAAGAGCAAATGCTAGCAACAGGTCAGCAAAAAGCTTTAATATTGGCTGCTAGTCCGGCTTTAGGCCGAGCAATCAAAAATGGTCATTATTATATAGAAGGTAAACCTATTCATGAAACAGGCTTTGCTCAAGATCCAGAATATCCTGCAAAAAGTTCTTCTGTAAAAGACCTTTTACGTGTCACATCATCAGTTTTTCCGGTGCATGTTCAACAT
This genomic window contains:
- a CDS encoding glycoside hydrolase family 2 protein, with amino-acid sequence MFKSLNIYFTLILFLITAGLSAQQTEKIMLSGTGFGDTKNWDFFCTDGANSGKWTSIAVPSNWELQGFGRYNYGFNKEVNKGKEKGLYKYSFTVADAWKNKKINLVFDGVMTDAEVKINGKVAGEIHQGSCYQFKYDITELVKFQESNLLEVTVSKHSANKSVNAAEREADYWIFGGIFRPVFLEALPKQHIQQVSIDAKADGSFQAKVAHQGEAQKLVLEVFDLAGKRLGKHQQALSGNLNLIKTTFKAPKLWSAEFPNLYKAVFSLYDGSKLLHQISKNIGFRTVELRERDGVYINGVKIKFKGVNHHSFWPESGRTTSKTISINDVKLIKEMNMNAIRMAHYPPDSHLLEACDSLGLYVMNELAGWHGHYDTPTGTKLLKEMFARDENHPSIIFWANGNEGGHNTDLDPLFTQLDIQKRPVVHPWEIYGGFETTHYREYNYGIGNYDQGKNIIMPTEFLHGMFDGGHAAGLEDYWKAMWSNPLSAGGFLWDFADQGVVRTDKNGILDTDGNHGADGIVGPHHEKEGSFYAIKEIWSPVFIERREITPAFDGKLIIENRYHFTNLNQCSFSYKLSRLATQGENLVKTGQIEAPNLKPLEKGALQILLPSDWNTFDVLFVTAKDVYGQEIFTWSFPITRPENTLKIALSNSLKNKVEATESANAYVLKVADLQLNINKTTGILEQVQNQKGVIPFNNGPFIQEGATNFKNFSLKQDGDNIIISSSFDKKESFNTLQWTIYPSGMVKMQVKYFPESYFTRYVGVNFSFPEEQIKGVEFMGFGPYRVWKNRMKGNQFGIWKKDYNDNSTGEIPFEYPEFKGYYANMYWCKFITKQQSFKVYTDKEDIFLRLFTPKKQKDTEWENMQMTFPSGDISFMNGIAAIGTKTQKPETTGPMGMKHIYYDFEKEPKRALDMTLYFDFTGKD
- a CDS encoding family 78 glycoside hydrolase catalytic domain, producing MKKNLFNYKTFVLTLLWLITADVCLAQISVQKLRSESLENPLAIDNTQPRLSWQISSQQRGVMQTAWQVLVASSPEKLTEKDADLWNSGKVNTSESLHNPYAGKTLKAREKCFWKVKVWTNKGESVWSETANWTVGLLYYKAWNGRWIGFDRHFPWDNEEEQKLSARYFRKEFEVKKQIKSATAYIMGLGLYEFYINGQKISNQVLAPAPTDYQENIQYNAFDITSNINQGKQAIGVILGNGRYYAMRQAKPYKVKTFGFPKLLMQIHVQYTDGTSETIKTDESWKGTANGPILANNEYDGEIFDARKEFIGWTQAGFNDKEWLKAEYVQEPAGKFEAQKIAPMKVMQDIYPVSITPKGNGKYLIDFGQNFSGWMKISIQGTIGDTIKMRFAESLQSNGELFTTNLRDAKVTDTYILNGKGKEVWEPKFVYHGFRYAEVSGFKGQPSKESFVGRFVYDDMATTGTFQSSNALLNQIFKNSWWGIASNYKGMPVDCPQRNERQPWLGDRTVGAYGESFLFDNATFYTKWLDDIRYAQKEDGAIPDVAPAFWRYYSDNVSWPATLTLVTEMLYRQTADVKVLEQNYPAIKKWLSYMKDRYMNDKGIITKDSYGDWCEPPLTAEDGRGVNADQKHPSALISTAYYYHLLTIMTKFSVLTGNTQDSLYFTQEAAKMKKAFNQEFYKNGYYGANKLTDNLLPLAFGIAEGEQRKQVIAQVVDIIENKNKGHLSTGVVGTQWLMRTLTQIGRNDLAFKIATNTTYPSWGYMLQNGATTIWELWNGNTAAPKMNSQNHVMMLGDLLIWYYESLAGISSDTQQTGFKKSS
- a CDS encoding alpha-L-rhamnosidase C-terminal domain-containing protein gives rise to the protein MKPEEINGLNWVNASYQSPYGEIKSYWKKEKSAFSWQITIPANSSALVYIPVKDKQLVKEGNQKINDSSNIKYIKTEGGKAIYEVLSGSYHFKVN
- a CDS encoding DUF3826 domain-containing protein; the encoded protein is MKSLQYIMLLWLALPILVNAQTEQEQKAAEWVSSLNLNDAAKESRVKAVIAKHLTAVRDWHNSHPASTVPAGINPITGEKLSDLHREIIADSAMPDSVHKNLMTGLRADLSPEQVIAILDKYTIGKVAFTMQGYKAIVPNMTATEEAFIQKNLEEAREMAVDYKSMKQISAIFEIYKNKCEQYLNNNGRNWRQMYKDYVNAQKAKKQAEAKK
- a CDS encoding sialidase family protein, with product MPKRQRNKQKQKSKTMLKRHIISLFICFGVSSLATAQEAKWRKGILVDEFIYDKAPFPSCHSATLAETPEGLVYAFFGGTRERHPDVEIYVSRQVNGKWTAPVSAADGVQPDGKRLPTWNPVLYQVPGGDLLLFYKVGPKPSEWWGMLKTSKDNGKTWSAAQKLPDTYIGPVKNKPVLLSNGNLFSASSTEGKGWKVHFEVSSDFGKTWRKIGPLDAGKDSLNVIQPSILDHGNGKLQILARTRNRALAEAWSYDYGETWTALSKTNLPNNNSGTDAVTLKNGKHVLVYNHVLPPGDLAKGPRTPLNVAVSKDGKNWKAALILEDSPISQYSYPAVIQTKDGLLHFAYTWRREKMKHVVVDPSKLKLKKIKNRQWPALKGYEAPVLKETKSEEE
- a CDS encoding iron-containing alcohol dehydrogenase, producing the protein MQLLNVHFPGKLVFGNGSLQQLTNEILQLSCKRVLLLTIEPLLATLTDLKTQLEQAGVALRIDTSIIQEPTFQDFRSLLAESKDFNADLVLGIGGGSVLDIAKLIAAQLDNTQTLEEIVGIGFLKGRNIKLICVPATSGTGSEVSPNAILVDDEGQKKGIISPYLVPDMVYVDPLLTISVPASITAATGLDALTHCLEAFTNKFAQPFIDMYAFEGMRLIAAHLVDAVQDGTNKTAREQVAMGSLLGGFCLGPVNTAGVHALSYPLGSMFHLPHGLSNALLLPYVMEYNYPADLKKYAQVAQALGCENQDNDEKMALAGIAKIKSLIAACGIPAKLSDLNIPKDKIAEMAKDAMQIQRLLKNNPREITLEDAISIYTAAY
- a CDS encoding dihydrodipicolinate synthase family protein — encoded protein: MKTEKKFQGTIVPVVAPLTHDYKLDKEAVERIFSHLYKSNASPFILGTTGESASLPQSYKEDYIKAVAKIRSTDVKLYAGISSNILEESIAFAKLCFNEGVDAVAATLPTYYHLSEDQMKRYFLELADEIPGPLIIYNIPATTHMSIPLSLMDELSLHPNIVGAKDSERSEKRLDESLNLWKHRPDFSYFLGWAAKSAHALINGADGLVPSTGNIIPSIYAEMCKAVLKGDEGLAFHYQSQSDKLGHLYQHDRSLGESLWALKVLMNELGLCESHMMPPLCSLSLKEENELRKGFHELIKKEKITLNLLSHAS
- the pdxA gene encoding 4-hydroxythreonine-4-phosphate dehydrogenase PdxA; this translates as MPHKPIIGITMGDPASIGPEIAVKALLDFKIYDYCRPLLVGDAAVFKHIIKKLGLMAQINPIQNIADARFEMGKLDVFDLQNVDLEKLEFGAISAMAGEASFQAVKKVIELALAGDIDATVTGPINKKSINEAGHHYAGHTEIYADLTHTKKYAMLLVEDNMKVIHVSTHVSLRQACDLVKKERIIEVVELLHHGLISLGEKNLKIGIAGLNPHAGDSGLFGTEDDEEILPAVQQALALGYDVEGPVPADTLFSKAATGYYGGIVAMYHDQGHIPFKLSGFKWNPLKKQMDSVKGVNITMGLPIIRTSVDHGTAFEIAGKGIASSDAMTLAINSAVQLAAYRKAEIQQD